From the genome of Chanodichthys erythropterus isolate Z2021 chromosome 17, ASM2448905v1, whole genome shotgun sequence:
taatgatttttggcataaaaaaaaaaaaatctgtaattttgacccatataaTGTATTGTTAGCTATTGCTATAAATATACCCGTGttacttatgactggttttgtggtccaagGTATATTATATTACTACCTAGCAACAAATATTCAAATGAGTGCAGTCATTCGGTGACAGAAATGTGACTGATTCAGAAACTCAAGCGTTTGTGAGTCATTTTGAACCACTCAGCGACAAGAAAAGCAGTACaggatatacagtatatactattACACATGCTGTACGCGCTCTACTTCTCACTGTCACACTTACATCTCTATACCAGTTTGTGCCTTTGAAACTTTGTATTGCAGCACTCAGAAtgatttgtttgtgtttttgctttcataaaattatttgctacatgaataaatgcaaatataaattattgaaAGATGTGCTGATCATTTCAGTCAGTATGTCGCAGACACAATGCACACTTGAAAGGCTTGTAGACATTGCTGTAATTCCCTGTAGACATGAGATTGTGCTTTGAAGTTGGTTTAGACATTGTGCTCCTATGTTGAGAGAGAAAAAGTGGAGGCTGAATGTTTACACTGCGTTCACAGAGCTGAAGGGCCTCACTGTGAGCTGAAGCTGAAGAGGAGAAAGCATTTCAATCTTCTAATGTATCTATTGAACCTGTTCCACTAAATTTCCCATCTCTCTTTCTTTAGACAACTCTCATGCCTTCAAGACTGTCCctatttattcttttattttcctCATTCATTTACTGAGCCACAGCTGCTGCCAAAGCTTTGGGCAGAAATAAGCGAGGCTCCCGCGCTCTCTTGGCAGAACTACAGAAGGAAGAGGCGGAGGGAGAGAGTTTTTACCAGCAGATATTTTGGAATTGGATTTCCTTGTGGCTGTTATTGAATGTTATCCATAAACAGATAGATATTACAGTGCAAAAAACACTCTGGTCAATGTGTTGTGTTATCTGCAAAATCAAGTGAAGACTGATTAAACTGTAACGGATCCAAATGTGCTTGgcatatatacagtcaaaacaCTCTAAAATCTGACAACAGTCACTCACCCAGTCTCCACTGGCTTTTGCAGGAGGATGTCGGCCGTGCCGGGTGCATTCAGGACTGGTTTCGTCAGTCGGATTGGCTGAGGAGAGGCTGGCCTGGAGCTAGAAATATTCCTCAGAGCGTCTGGAAAACACAGGAGGTGTTACactgctgccatctggtggatATCACTGTCATGTCAGCTAAACAAAATGCAGAGCACATACTTGTCTGTCTCTCCGAGGACAAAGTGGGGAGATGCAGAGACTGACCTTCTAATGCTCCCAAAAGGACAACTGTCTATATGTATACCTACTTTTGTCAGTCTTCCTGTCTACTATGAATCAGGAATGAATGGCCTGTGAGGGTCCAGTGTCTCACCTGTGCCTTTTTCCCAAATGAGAGGGTCTGAGTATGAGATCATAGCAAAGCGTCGACGCACATCTTCCTGGTCTCTCTGAGAAACAAAATAGAGATTTGTGTATCAGGTGATTTAATACTTcaggtttattttaattaatttatttatttatttttgacccAATCAAAATGatgcaaaaataaattgttttttgtttttttttcagggggaaaatgttttaataaaaataaaattattaaataatacaatattattaaatataataatacaataataattaaaaaacaattaccTAATATAAAtcactattttaaaatgttaaataattataataataataattccatACTATAACTGTTATAACAAATTTTAATAACttcttaataataattttgtttctatttttaaccatttatatataataataataattataacaacaaaaaactaataaataatatataataaataataataaaagaaacatATCAAGTTCAGTCCATTCCATTACAAAAAGTGTGGCATCACTCCAAACTCACAAATCTTATAATCTATGCCTTTAGCTCCCACACACTGACCTCCATCTCCTCCATCCTCAGCAACATACTCTCTAACGTGGGACCCTGCAGCTGCCTCTCAGCATCAGTCTCGGCCACCTGCTGCCTCTCAGTCACCCACAGAGCTTGAGCTGCGTCCTCCAGAAGATCCTCCAGAAGAGCATCGCTTAGGACATCTGCCCTGGCCCCAGGCTGCCAGCATTTACAACACAGCACATTGTAATAGAGAGCTATGATTTTTATTTGTTGCTTAAGAGGTGAAAATGTTCAGATAAATCCTTCTCACGTTTTCTATTTTATGTGAACTTTTGTAAATTGAATATGGATTGAAAAGTCTCAGTGCTCATCCAGAAATATGAGAGTGAAAGAGTTTCTTACCTTATCTGCAACCTTCAGCCGCTCTCTGAAAGTGTGACTCCCTGCTTCAACCACCTGCCGTACAAGTGtgagacagaaaaaaagaaatgactGTCTACTCACATCAATGCTAACATACATGCACAACAGCTGTTCACAGTGTGCCCGAGgggaaaaatatacaaatattgggGGAAAAATGTCCCAATTGTCTTGCAAGAGATTATATCTCCAGCTGATAGACTCACTATGCCAGACATTGTTTAGGGGGAAAAATGTCATCAGATGTATGCATTTACCTGTGCTCGATCCAACAAAGGTTGAATTCTCTCTTTAACAGCACGCTCAGCTTTTTCCGCCCATTGTGTCGGAGAGCCCACTGTGGTCCTACCATGCCCACATATTAATACACATTAATGATAACATGCactcaaaaaattaaaagttcAAGTGAGCAATTAAAAAACTTTCCAAAGCAATCAATTTAAGAATTTTCAACAAAATTGTTTGACTAACATTTAGTTATGCCTACTGCACACAAAGTATTTTGAGCAGaatttttaatacatatttaaagttttttctAGCATACTACTTGAAAAAAGTGGTATATTTATTAAGTTAAATTAACTACACAGACAgatgaaaaatatttaattaaatttcagCTAGTTTGTCTAGATCTGGATTGCCATACATCATTATTCAAGTAGCCCCAATGTAAATGGATAGTCAATTTTGATTGCACCCAATTAAATTCAGCAGCAAAATGTTCAAGAAATGTATTGCATGAGCTCATTTTAATGAACTAGATTAAACAAGCacaataattcattttttgCATGCACGGTTCATGGAACCactagttaactataataatgaAGCAGCTGCTGTCATACCGGAGTTTGTTAATGCGGTCAGCCTCTTCTTTACTCAGACGATTCAGTTCTCGCAGTCTGTCTGCAGTCACCCGGTCCAACCAGGCTTgcctatttcaaataaacatacACACCAATGGACATCTACTGCGGTCCCATACTCAACAGTGAACATGGGCATCTCAGAGTTGAGGATCAGAGTGATGATTGTTTATATAAACTGAGCCTAGTGACcattatttatgaattatatttttatttctttggaAACTCCAGAGACATTTCTTAAATATCTGGAAGAGAGGGTTCCTGACATACCTGAGGGCTTCATTTTGGGCTTGTTTCCTATCATGTGTTGAAGGGCTGAGCTGTGTACTGGAATTGGTCTGTGGCTTCTGCTTTACAGGGCTCTTTTGAGGTGAGAACAGACATCTCGGCTCTGGCCGGCTAGACATAGCACtacacgtatatatatatatatatatatatatatattagtgaaTTCATATTAGTATAACACAAAGGTGCAAGCATGTCAAGTCTTGTGTGCAAGACAAATATGAATAAGTAATGGATAAGAGGGCTGGATGTACTGACTGTGGGCGAGGAGGAGAGTGAGGAGATGTTGGCATCCAAGGCACAGTGGCCTCTTTCTGGGGTACCTGGTTTTCCCTCAGTCGGGATGAGACAGTGGGCTGCTGGAAGCTGGCATCACGAAGATGACCTGCCTGCTGAATTTGAGGCATAGTGTGTCttttatatatctttttttgAAAACTGTCATctaaaattatcaaaaaaaaagatATCTACAAACATACACTATCATTAAAAAATTTCAGGATTTGGTAcgattttttattgtttatgaaAGTGTCTTACACTTATCAAGCCGtgctattgtgaaatattaaaaaaatacttttctattttaatatatattaacatgtaatttattcctgtgatggcaaagctgaattttcaccatcattactccagtcttcagttttccttcagaaatcattctaatatgctgatttgctgctcaagaaacatttctaattatcaatgttgaaaaagatgttatgcttaatatttttctggaAACAATGATACATttcttcaggattatttgacATTCAAAggtacagcatttatttgagataAACCTTTTATAACAATTTATAGCAATGTTTAATTGCTACTTTTGGCCAAAATATTGCCTCcttataaaagtattaatttctttaaaaaaaaaaaaaacacacacacacacacacacacacatactaaccccaaacttttgaacagtaatgtttCACATTAAAAAGTACTACTATAactaaaactataaataaattaattaattaataataaaagaaaaaccTTAATATGCTCTTGGTTGTTGGCACTGGTAGTTTTGTTGGGTTTCTGTGCTTCAGCCTCTCTGAGTTTTTCATTATGTATGAGGCTCTCTAGCCCCGCCTTCAGAACTTCATTGCGCTCCTTCACCAATGCCTGTGAGGTCCTGTGGGATTTCCCTGCCAGTCTGCTGCCtgcatatataaacaaaaatctcAGATTTTCTTTTGCAATACCCTGAAATCAAATAACTGCACAGGGAACAGCAAAGCTCGCTCTACAAATCACTTTcacataaaataaatcattcaaTATTGATTTTCTTTCCAAACACAGTGGAGCAGAAAagtatttgtaaatgtttggACAGTTGAGTCACataaaaaagaagatatttttaaaaatgtcaaaaaggaaaaaaataaataatacaaaaccCCCACAAAAAGTTGCTTGAGCTTTTCTAAGAaaaagtttgtttgtgttttaaataaaataaatgccacttatttttatgttttgttatataaTGCAAAGACTTTCATACACTTTTAAGTGTGGCTTAAAGgtttagtccacttttaaataaacttttcctgataatttactcacccccatgtcatcaaagatatccatgtctttctttcttcagtcgaaaagaaattaaagtttttgatgaaaacatttctggttaaaatgtataatttttttttttttttttaatgagtgattgtttctctagataagaccattatttctcgtctgggatcatgtagaacaatttgaagctgcagtgaaactaattttgaccttcaactgtttggtgctcattgaagtccactatatggaaaaaatcctggaatgtttttatcaaaaactttaatttcttttcgactgaagaaagaaagacatggactcttggatgacatggggtgagtaaattatcaggaaaagtttatttaaaagtggactaatcctttaaatacatttttggggTCACTGCACTTATATACAGAAACAACACTAAAAGGCTTTCAGAAAAATGACCATCACCTTGGTCGCCATGACTCACCACCAGGCTTTTTTGCAGCAGCTGGCTTTCGGGGTCTTTGTGAGGTCCTCTCAGCTGGGTCTCTGGCAGGACGGGGAGGGGACATGCTGCGGGCCCTGACCCAGGTCGAAGTCTTTTCCACTGGGTTGACAATCTGCAAATCTATGTCTCTTTTCCTGGGTGCCTCCTGCTTACTCAGTGCTGAGTCAAGTGTCTGAGGAATCAAAAACAAAAGAGCATTAAATAacgtttttatacatttttttccatttaagcATAGTGTGTACATAGTGTAAATCACCTCTAATTTCTGCAGGATGTCGAGGGCTGTCTCTGGTATGGCAGACCCTTGTCCCACCTGTACTTTGGCTGAACAGAGCGAGAGCTGGCGAATCAGCTGACCTAGCTCTTTGCAGTGGGTGGGCACTCTGCTCTCTGTGGGGTCTGACAGCTGGTTGATAAAAACCTGCATGGCTCTTACAGCTCCCCGATGAGCAGCAGCCAGCCTGTCCATTGCCCTGGACTGAGAAGACAATCACAGAAACATTTAGACCCCCTGCATGTATCATTCTTACACTTCAAAATCAAAATGATACTTTTTGATATTGATATGTTGGGCAAAATAAACTTTGGTACCTTTTTGGTGTGTTTGACATTCTGGGAACGCAGCTTGTCTAGATCCTCCTGTATTTCTTTAATCTTTGAAAAAAAAGCGAAAAAAATAATCCCGTGTTGAATCTCTAAAGCCACTTTTTCATGTCTGACAAATGACAGACCAGAAGTCATTCATTTCCAAAGGAAAGTAGCACAGGAGCTGCATGGTTTATCGTCCAAATGCGCACACCATGTGATGTATTCTAATCAAAACTGTAAACGTGAGGATTTTGTGTGAATATAAACGTGTGAGGTTAAAATTACCAAGATATTTTCACTAAAACATTTCGGTTACGAATAATtatgtttaaaataattattttatattattacacAAATATTTACGTTTATTAGAAGTAGAAAACCTACCGTGCTTTTCTTTCAAATGCATTGACGgtcatatttttgtgtgtatatttttatacatttattatttatttatttaaaaatgctgaATAAGCATAATTGTGAATAATTATGtccaaaataattattttctaaggtgtcccctgaatgtatctgtgaagtttcagctcaaaataacccatagatttgtttttattaatttttttaactgcctattttgaaccataattacatatgcactgattcaggctgcggcccctttaaatctccaaCTCCCCCgcccctgagctctcgactgccttaaacggcataaacaaagttcacacagctaatataaccctcaaatggatctttacaaaatgttcgtcattcatgctgtatgcatgtttcggatcatgtgagtatagtatttatttggatgtttacatttgattctgaatgagtttgaggctatatgctccgtggctaaagctaacattacacactgttggagagatttataaagaatgaagttgtgtttatgaattatacagactgcaagtgtttaataatgaaaatagcaacgactctttTCTCCGTgaataaagaaagaaacaatggtaactttaaccacatttaacagtacattatcaacatgctaatgaaacatttataaagacaatttacaaatatcactacaaatattatgatatcatgaatcatgtcagttattattgctccatctgccatttttcgctattgttcttgcttgcttacctattCTGATGATTCAggtgtgcacagatccagatgttattactggcttgtctaatgccttaaacatgagctggcatatgcaaatattgggggcgtacatattaatgatcccgactgttacgtaacagtcagtgttatgttgagattcgtctgtttttcggaggtcttttaaacaaatgagatttacataagaaggaggaaataatggtgtttgagactcactgtatgtcatttccatgtactcttgttattcatctatgacgaggtaaattaaatttttcattcgatggcacctttaaatatttcatattactGTGCTGCCATTGTGTACATGAATTGCAGTGCTTACAGACCTGCTGTTGTAACACATAGATGATACGTGCTGAACGGGCAGCCTGCTCCTGCCGCCGAATCTCCATCCTGTGCTTCTCATCAGGCTCCAGAACCTCCACCACACGTCCTGCAGAAAACCCCACATGCAAGCCTCttaaaaagtgaaaaatatatCATTTGGTTGACTAAGAATAATAAGAATACCTTTATTAGCCAACTGCTCTATCCTTTGAACATATGTGCTCAGTTCCTTCTGTAATTTACGGATCTCCTGGCTGAGCTGAGGTTCATTGCAGTTGACTCTCAGGTCAAGGTCTTTGGTGGGCGTCTGTCCCTGTTTAAGTTGGCTGTTGGGCTCCTGAGGAGTATAAACAAGCACCTGATGACCGTTTTTTATTTGCTTCTTTGGACCTGACATCTTTGGGTAGACCACATGAGGACTGCATTCTGTGTTGCTTCTTTCAGGGCTGATAATCTGGGATCTTTCCACTGGTTCAAGTGAGTTATGGCTGATGGATTCCTGTCGTTTCCTACGCAGATCTTTCTTGGCGAGTCTGATGGCAGCCTGCAGCCGCTCTTCTGAGAGGACTGAGAGGCGTAAGGAGCTGCTGCAGCTCTCCATATCATCCTGCCTTTCTGTACGGGGTATAAGTTTCTCTATCACGATGGGAGAAGGGGGTCCCACACGGGTGGCTCGGTTAAAAACACTGGGTGCCGCTATGTCATTGAACTGAAGCTGTAATCAGAATAATCAGAACCAATGAGAACCTTTTGCAGAAGAACACTACATGcagcattacattatattaacaacatagatagatagatctacctatctatctatttatctatatatatatatatatatatatatatatatatatatgtgtgtgtgtgtgtgtgtgtgtgtgtgtgtgtgtgtgtgtgtgtgtgtgtgtgtgtgtgtgtgtgtgtgtgtgtgtgtgtgtgtgtgtattgttaCAATAGTACTACCTGTGTTTGCAGACCAGCAATGTGAGACACAGAAGAGTCTTTTTTAATCCATTCACGGTTCACAGGGCCCATTTCACCAATTGCCATAGCAGATCCCCTTTGGAAATCAGAAATCATCCtgataaaaacttttttatgaGCTGTCTTGATGGAAATGATAAATTAAACCAATCCGGCTTGAGTAATCCTTCTTAGAGCAACTAACGTTAAGTCTCCACTGACTGACTGTTCCGAtcgattacaaaaaaaaagggaGATTGGTTTATCACACGAAAACACAGTAAATGGACGAGTAAACCCGTGGTATTATGTTTTAACATGACAGTCACTTGGTAAACAGCCGCCAAACTCAAAATTTGTTTATAGGAAGTGTCAGGCAGTTTAAAACACCGCCATGACAACAAAACACTTCTTCGTGATTTGTCTGTCAGCTGTAATAATTGAGTTCGGGCATGTTGTCGCCCCCTGCCGGTCTGACTTACTGCTCGCACTGCGGTCTGATGTGACCAAAAAAGTtgaatttattgaaataaataaatttgcaatcttttatttaaagattaacaatctttattttacatttaacgATAGTTaatctttaaatgtaaaattttgagttttaaataggcctattgaAATGAAGGCTATTGTTCATTTATTCATGTTgtcttataatttttttttttaatcaaacatacagaTGAAGACAAATCATAGCTTCAAAATACAAcagtttattttgtaaataaaaccaAAGCTATGAATAAAAAGACATTCAATTAAAACTGGGAGTCCATGAAGTTACTGGactgaaaaatatttgtaaatgtgTTTCAAACTAGGCTGAAAAAGTCATGTAAATTTATAAAATCTTAAGAAGATGTATAATATAGGGCATTTATAGCTACGCTACACAGCTGCTCTCTGCCCTCGTTTACTCTTCAATAAGCCCTGTCACCATGGAAACATGGCCAACCTCACCCAAGCGGTGAGTTTCTGCCACAGAAAGAAGACAGCGCACCTGAAGAGATGAGAATCAGAGCACGTGAAATATGGGACATATGAACAGAACAAACAATGGTGAGGGACAATGCAATATCGAGCTGTTTATGGAAAAATTAAATCAGGGCAGGGAGGggccgagagagagagagagagagagagagagagagagagagagagagagactcgcCTGAAGGCCTTTTTCACAAATCATTATTAAGCATGCAGACAATTCAAAAGCCCAGAAAGACACAGCACATATTGCATGAGGGTGGCACacaaatatgaatatatttgaTTATATTACTAATATGCATTCAGGAGACCACCCTGAGCTATGGTATGGAGCTGGGATATTTCTGCAGGCTATGAGGGAAGGGACAAAGACAAACATGAAGATTTCACACTTTAAGGCTCAATGGGAAAATTAGCTAGTTGGCAACCGGAAAACAGGCCTAAAACCATATGTGGTGCTTTTCCCGGTGGCCTCAGGTGTTTGCTGTGCAAATAAAATGTGTGTAGTTTGTTTCTGACTGAACATGTGATTTGCAATCCTTATGCACTGGAATATGATGAAGAGAAACGGCTCAAAGGACACAGAAAATGTCCCAGCGGCATCTTTCTGTCATCCACCCAGCTGGCTATCCCTGACCAGGTCACTAAAAACCCAGTTTTTGCATCAAAGGCTAAATTTTTCCCTGCCTGGCAAACAAATGGACCTTCATGTCACTTTGATTCCTGAACACAAATAGCAGCTTCTGGGGATGGATGTCACCTGAAGTGTTCCTAAACTTTGCCATTCACAGACCAAATTGTGCAAAACCATTGCTTCCTGGAGGAGGTGCAGAAGAGAACTTCCTTGGACTGGAAAAAATGAAAAGACGCAATTAGACTTTCAAGTGAAAGGCAGCTGGCCATGTACATGTTTTTTAATCTGTTTGCACAGTGTAATCAGAATTATGTTCGCACCACATCACATGTATTTGGGACACACCGCCGACACACTAACCCAGAGCTGAGACGTTTTTTTACCAGAGAATCACAGACAGGTCCACAGGCACTAATATCTGAAGACCAACCCTAATGaaaaatctttctttctttctagctatttatttgaactattaatttatgtattatttattcctTATGTATTACTTTGTTAAATTTGTTCAGGATATTCGTCATTTGCTGTTCCAGACTTGAGGCCAAATGCTTTAGTAAAGTTATGACAAAATTATGATGATAGTTGTTATTATGAAATATGCAAACAATACTGAttgtgaaattaattaatattgtgTGGATTGAAGAATGCAGTAGGTTTGTTTTGAGTGTCATATATTAATTTGTTGGAGGCCCTATTCAAATACTACATTATGTTCTCCTAGATTACTTTTATGTCAGTATGATTACTTTTAATCATAATATAGAAAGCTAAATATATGAAGTAATATTTCTACACCTTATTGTCTTTTTTGAAACCCAGATTCAGTGGTATTACATTGCCCTCTTGCGGATTCAAGAAGGCATTAAGTTGCTTGCCACAAATCTTAATATGGAAGTCCATTTCCACCTGATAATAAAGACACTTTGGTAAATCAtaataaattcagaattatgagataaaaagtctaaattttgggatactaagtcataaaaaaaagtaatgaaaaaagtcaaaattatgagaaaaagttgAAGAGatagaaaattatatttataaaaaaaaaaaagtttaaaaattatgtattattaaCAACATTCGGGATGAGCACTTTCAAATTACTACCCAATCATCACATCATTCCAACCAGCAGACaacaatcagtaatcaacatgTCTACCCAGTCAGCATAAGTGGAGGACTACATTAATATGCAGTCGAATCACCTATGATCGACAgtttttcagcatccctccaccaccccatctcctTGCCTGGTTATCTTCCTAAATAGAATACGGGGGGAGTATTTGTTATAATACAGAAGGGGACAAAGACGAAGAATACGCTGGAGACAGGTGAATAACTTCGatggagtccttgaggtaagcataaagATAAGTATGCGTTGACGAGACAGGGCAGTGACTGTGTGTGCTTCAAGTTTcaagtttactttatttatatagcacatttaaaacagcCGCAAGACTGACCAAAGTGCTTCACAAGAGAAACAGCATCATAAGAGTAGTAAGATCACATAAAAACATGCTATAACAAagcagaaaaaagaaataaaacacaaatagaAAATATAATAGGCAGGAATATAAAACCTAGTAGGCCAATGAAAACAGATGGGTTTTTAGAAGAGACTTAAAAATGGTCAGACTAGGGGCAGTTCGGATCTCCACTGGCAAGTCATTCCAGAGGCAAGGACCGATTACAGAGAAGGCCAATCACCTTTACGGTTAAGTCTGGAGTGAGGAATTAAAAGAAGGTTCTGGTCACCAGATCTTAGGCTTCTCGAGGGGATGTACTGATGCAGCAATTCAGATAGCCGGGTGCTTGATTGTGtaatgatttaaaaacaaacaatatgattttaaaatgtattctaaaTTGAACAGGCAACCAAGTGATCGTgatcctttttttctttttttagaagAAATCTAGAGGCAGCATTTTGGACCTGTTGAAGAAGGAAGAAGGATGATGAGTTTTGAGCAGTGAAACATGGAAAGTGGGGTGAATCTTATACTCAGGAGGGAGCTGAAGctggtaggtgacggggttgatcggGCGGACAATGATGAAGCggccaatgaacctgggacttcctacagggcaggcgcatcctgatgtcttTCGTAGACAGCCAAATCTTCTGTCCTGGTTGGTAGTTGGGTGCGTCAGAAGGTCAAAGGTCAGCTGTCATCCTACGTCTGCGTAGGGCCCGTTGGAGTTGGAGAtgtgctgagtcccagaccctctcactctcccggaaccagtactCTACTGCAGAAACATCCGAGGGTTTCCCAGTCCAGGGAAACAGTGGAGGTTTATAGCCGAGAACGCACTGAAAGGGAGTGCGACCAGTGGTTGATTAGCGGAGCTTGGCCCAACCCAGGAACTGGTTCCAGAagtcctggtggccgtgacagaaggtatgTAGGAAACGGCTGATCTCCTGTATCTTCGGCTCTGTGTGCCAATTCATTTGGGGGTGGTAGCCAGAGGAAAGGCTTACAGTCACACCTAGGAGCTTGAAGAATGCTTTCCAGACTCTTGAGATGAATTGTGGCCCTCGGTCGGATACGATATCTTCAAGGAGTCCATAGTATctgaaaatacagttaaacattagttcagCAGTTTCCATAGCTGTGGGCAGTCCTCGTAAGGGGATTAGAGGACACAATTTCGAGAATCGGTCCACAACCACCAGAATGCATGTGCAGCCATTGGATACTGGAAGATCTGTGATGAGGAATCGACTCAGGGGCGATTCAGAATGGGCAGGGGTTGGAGTTTCCCGGAGGGAAAATGGCGTGGactcttggagatggcacatTCCCCGCACCCTTGCACAT
Proteins encoded in this window:
- the kiaa0753 gene encoding protein moonraker isoform X3, with product MISDFQRGSAMAIGEMGPVNREWIKKDSSVSHIAGLQTQLQFNDIAAPSVFNRATRVGPPSPIVIEKLIPRTERQDDMESCSSSLRLSVLSEERLQAAIRLAKKDLRRKRQESISHNSLEPVERSQIISPERSNTECSPHVVYPKMSGPKKQIKNGHQVLVYTPQEPNSQLKQGQTPTKDLDLRVNCNEPQLSQEIRKLQKELSTYVQRIEQLANKGRVVEVLEPDEKHRMEIRRQEQAARSARIIYVLQQQIKEIQEDLDKLRSQNVKHTKKSRAMDRLAAAHRGAVRAMQVFINQLSDPTESRVPTHCKELGQLIRQLSLCSAKVQVGQGSAIPETALDILQKLETLDSALSKQEAPRKRDIDLQIVNPVEKTSTWVRARSMSPPRPARDPAERTSQRPRKPAAAKKPGGSRLAGKSHRTSQALVKERNEVLKAGLESLIHNEKLREAEAQKPNKTTSANNQEHIKQAGHLRDASFQQPTVSSRLRENQVPQKEATVPWMPTSPHSPPRPHAMSSRPEPRCLFSPQKSPVKQKPQTNSSTQLSPSTHDRKQAQNEALRQAWLDRVTADRLRELNRLSKEEADRINKLRTTVGSPTQWAEKAERAVKERIQPLLDRAQVVEAGSHTFRERLKVADKPGARADVLSDALLEDLLEDAAQALWVTERQQVAETDAERQLQGPTLESMLLRMEEMERDQEDVRRRFAMISYSDPLIWEKGTDALRNISSSRPASPQPIRLTKPVLNAPGTADILLQKPVETGSTMSKPTSKHNLMSTGNYSNVYKPFKCALCLRHTD
- the kiaa0753 gene encoding protein moonraker isoform X5: MISDFQRGSAMAIGEMGPVNREWIKKDSSVSHIAGLQTQLQFNDIAAPSVFNRATRVGPPSPIVIEKLIPRTERQDDMESCSSSLRLSVLSEERLQAAIRLAKKDLRRKRQESISHNSLEPVERSQIISPERSNTECSPHVVYPKMSGPKKQIKNGHQVLVYTPQEPNSQLKQGQTPTKDLDLRVNCNEPQLSQEIRKLQKELSTYVQRIEQLANKGRVVEVLEPDEKHRMEIRRQEQAARSARIIYVLQQQIKEIQEDLDKLRSQNVKHTKKSRAMDRLAAAHRGAVRAMQVFINQLSDPTESRVPTHCKELGQLIRQLSLCSAKVQVGQGSAIPETALDILQKLETLDSALSKQEAPRKRDIDLQIVNPVEKTSTWVRARSMSPPRPARDPAERTSQRPRKPAAAKKPGGSRLAGKSHRTSQALVKERNEVLKAGLESLIHNEKLREAEAQKPNKTTSANNQEHIKQAGHLRDASFQQPTVSSRLRENQVPQKEATVPWMPTSPHSPPRPHAMSSRPEPRCLFSPQKSPVKQKPQTNSSTQLSPSTHDRKQAQNEALRQAWLDRVTADRLRELNRLSKEEADRINKLRTTVGSPTQWAEKAERAVKERIQPLLDRAQVVEAGSHTFRERLKVADKPGARADVLSDALLEDLLEDAAQALWVTERQQVAETDAERQLQGPTLESMLLRMEEMERDQEDVRRRFAMISYSDPLIWEKGTDALRNISSSRPASPQPIRLTKPVLNAPGTADILLQKPVETG
- the kiaa0753 gene encoding protein moonraker isoform X4, whose protein sequence is MISDFQRGSAMAIGEMGPVNREWIKKDSSVSHIAGLQTQLQFNDIAAPSVFNRATRVGPPSPIVIEKLIPRTERQDDMESCSSSLRLSVLSEERLQAAIRLAKKDLRRKRQESISHNSLEPVERSQIISPERSNTECSPHVVYPKMSGPKKQIKNGHQVLVYTPQEPNSQLKQGQTPTKDLDLRVNCNEPQLSQEIRKLQKELSTYVQRIEQLANKGRVVEVLEPDEKHRMEIRRQEQAARSARIIYVLQQQIKEIQEDLDKLRSQNVKHTKKSRAMDRLAAAHRGAVRAMQVFINQLSDPTESRVPTHCKELGQLIRQLSLCSAKVQVGQGSAIPETALDILQKLETLDSALSKQEAPRKRDIDLQIVNPVEKTSTWVRARSMSPPRPARDPAERTSQRPRKPAAAKKPGGSRLAGKSHRTSQALVKERNEVLKAGLESLIHNEKLREAEAQKPNKTTSANNQEHIKQAGHLRDASFQQPTVSSRLRENQVPQKEATVPWMPTSPHSPPRPHAMSSRPEPRCLFSPQKSPVKQKPQTNSSTQLSPSTHDRKQAQNEALRQAWLDRVTADRLRELNRLSKEEADRINKLRTTVGSPTQWAEKAERAVKERIQPLLDRAQVVEAGSHTFRERLKVADKPGARADVLSDALLEDLLEDAAQALWVTERQQVAETDAERQLQGPTLESMLLRMEEMERDQEDVRRRFAMISYSDPLIWEKGTDALRNISSSRPASPQPIRLTKPVLNAPGTADILLQKPVETGSAKRAREPRLFLPKALAAAVAQ